One window of the Lytechinus variegatus isolate NC3 chromosome 3, Lvar_3.0, whole genome shotgun sequence genome contains the following:
- the LOC121410029 gene encoding Fanconi anemia group D2 protein-like: MAKSKGKPKRQRESLPEENPTSTEGAVKAKRARTSADKGRSSNVAPIVDKSTFGKMVMDAGFCLIAGDHPNQLNVDQVMFQKKLRKSVKSRMNVGETVEDFISGLQNHIEDPVRFKYSLLPTCSSAECESARGGNQDSLIRLILAIDELQPALVNMLLEKLPEFMGEEDSMFDYSEAVDLPKLILNQFHWMDNVINSKEMTDKMLEMVEISSPSVQREIIACVPEVVSDQEHNELANRLKNMLECNSQLTVPIIDALDNLNLTPELLREVRGSALQSLVSADLDDLPVVIKFILQSVSSTDSLEVISELRRNLDFHTSLPPSSASTPFARSSTSGNASSHKKTVDSEMLILETIKSTMRFNKVLADGWQKAIENVSDAVGHKVLDIFVLLISHAVANRKKSVEAVFRHKVRKGHFTEELLQATFTSHAQVIRDYLGSLLCIAEKLLRSPEPQVSQFGSKVYQTAFNAFDVYSKQEVVGALVTHIGSGLSDEMDSALDILSYLAASHTKDLAPFAVFIKGVLDYLDNLSMTQVKKLFSVLAILAYRGGSSGSTLQDELQIVVRKNLTSNSPKYKRMGVVAALMVIQNMARKGIDSGSGKQALASLPQDIFKQVIGLLDLVKSSCGQAPEAAALFFDELANIVQKGDLHPKILETVGENILDDFQTDFVVDIEAEATTVNYGLPMGEMYSMEGEESQGGVAINLLPLIYKAEKDKQKTVAQNKKAQRCVSPACLAPHFRLLRFCEQAQHDGSLEGIDALLGCPLYSSKDDLVAKIHSLSKQEKELMSTNLFLCINWFREAINGFATLQDPEMRGKVLGRLQNITRLQELLETCLEATPGFIPPVAHFDCEQPQTSPLMTAQNSSSSSKGGKKGRKPKDDKKKGDEDTSESTVLTEYDYVSQENNKPNDTTMADPMKEGSKKSNKDTPIIDWSRSRAFFRELDLDVFSVLGCGLVSRTILDTEMNTKEVHVLQLQPRELEFLLQDLNSKLDHALPASLGRRTFLKSKWDKTIGFSHLDQLSPKQVAKKAVKMLPLLCQHLEATSGFFQTLMAQNDGMIDGPGWNTEEAHQMGRCLHLLLQALLALFSWSGFVSSVNQSIFEEAMATLSSRIADAGKTSFTFTQSLKHAAHYIENFSGTVPNLAIGVTILKVMVSINNKGSTPAANKKIATLAESLLKRDWLDEDGVREKGAKYNELLQTVIEIYLHHSEDSLSSVEMLCTEALPELDPSDKNVASALFPTLNRNTLSCYYHVMLKELVSCVQRLQPSMRKSPDVQGETFDRWRSSVKVFSALVNVIKVFDLRNNIKTLLKYGRMFLDIFLRHAMPLLDKLFRIEKDDVQALLKMLQQCTRYLQHICSHSKVAKDIALTSHVPQMKRLLEQFVYRVKVMLTLHNCHEAFWVGNLKNRDLKGEEIPSQITREDDSEEEEEEAASRLESSDDSDGEKEESGGAKGNESDSDGSCSDSF; the protein is encoded by the exons ACAGTTGAAGATTTTATATCAGGTCTCCAAAATCATATTGAGGATCCAGTCAG gTTCAAATACAGTCTTCTCCCAACTTGCTCCTCTGCTGAATGTGAGAG CGCCAGGGGAGGGAATCAGGATAGTCTCATCAGATTGATTCTTGCCATTGATGAACTACAG CCTGCTCTGGTCAATATGTTGCTTGAAAAGCTGCCTGAATTTATGGGAGAAGAAGA TAGCATGTTTGACTACAGTGAGGCCGTTGACTTACCTAAACTTATTCTCAACCAGTTTCATTGGATGGACAATGTTATCAACAGCAAG GAGATGACAGATAAGATGCTTGAGATGGTAGAGATATCGTCACCATCGGTCCAGAGAGAGATCATTGCTTGTGTTCCAGAAGTAGTTAGTGATCAAGAACATAATGAGCTAGCTAACAGATTGAA AAATATGTTAGAATGTAATTCTCAGCTGACTGTACCAATCATTGATGCCTTGGATAACCTCAACTTAACTCCAGAACTTCTTAGAGAG GTTCGGGGTTCAGCTCTACAGAGTCTTGTATCTGCTGATCTAGATGACTTACCTGTTGTTATCAAGTTTATTCTCCAGTCTGTGTCTTCTACTGACTCTTTGGAG GTTATCAGTGAACTAAGAAGGAACTTGGATTTCCACACATCTCTTCCACCATCTTCCGCATCTACACCCTTTGCGAGATCATCTACCTCAGG GAATGCATCAAGTCATAAGAAGACTGTTGATAGCGAGATGCTGATCCTAGAAACCATTAAATCAACCATGAGATTCAACAAAGTATTAGCAGATGGATGGCAGAAG GCTATTGAGAATGTATCAGATGCAGTCGGTCACAAGGTTCTTGATATATTTGTACTTCTCATATCTCATGCTGTGGCCAATAGAAAGAAATCTGTTGAAGCAGTCTTCAGACATAAAGTACGCAAAGGACACTTCACAGAAGAATTGCTTCAAGCAACATTCACATCACATGCCCAG GTGATAAGAGATTATTTAGGATCATTGCTGTGTATTGCAGAGAAACTATTGAGATCGCCTGAGCCTCAAGTCAGTCAGTTTGGATCGAAGGTCTATCAAACAGCATTCAATGCATTTGATGTATATAGTAAACAG gaGGTTGTAGGAGCATTGGTAACACACATTGGCAGTGGTTTATCAGATGAGATGGATTCAGCGCTTGACATTCTCTCTTATCTTGCAGCATCCCATACCAAGGATCTTGCACCTTTTGCTGTTTTCATCAAA GGTGTTCTTGACTACCTAGATAACTTATCAATGACCCAGGTCAAGAAACTCTTCTCAGTTCTAGCTATCTTAGCATACAGAGGAGGTAGCTCTGGATCTACACTCCAA GATGAGTTGCAGATTGTTGTCCGTAAGAATCTAACAAGCAATAGTCCCAAGTACAAGCGCATGGGAGTGGTAGCTGCCCTAATGGTTATACAGAACATGGCTAGGAAAGG GATTGATTCTGGGAGTGGTAAGCAAGCTCTAGCATCATTACCTCAGGATATCTTCAAGCAAGTGATAGGTCTTCTTGATCTGGTCAAATCAAGCTGTGGTCAAGCACCCGAGGCTGCAGCTCTATTCTTTGATGAATTGGCAAACATTGTTCAGAAGGGTGACTTACATCCTAAGATACTG GAAACTGTTGGTGAGAACATCCTTGATGATTTTCAAACAGACTTTGTGGTTGATATTGAAGCTGAAGCCACCACTGT GAATTATGGCTTACCAATGGGTGAGATGTACAGTATGGAGGGGGAGGAGTCACAAGGAGGTGTGGCCATCAATCTCCTCCCACTTATTTACAAGGCAGAGAAAGACAAACAGAAGACTGTTGCTCAAAATAAGAAGGCACAAAG ATGCGTCTCCCCAGCCTGTCTGGCCCCGCATTTCCGTTTACTTCGTTTCTGTGAGCAAGCTCAACATGATGGTAGCTTAGAAGGGATTGATGCTCTCCTTGGTTGTCCTCTATACTCATCTAAAGATGACCTGGTTGCTAAGATACACTCACTATCCAAACAAGAGAAAGAACTCATGTCTACCAATCTATTCCTCTGCATCAACTGGTTCCGTGAG gcaATCAATGGTTTTGCAACCCTTCAAGACCCAGAGATGAGAGGCAAGGTGTTAGGAAGACTACAGAACATCACCAGACTACAAGAACTCTTAGAAACATGTCTTGAAG CTACTCCAGGTTTCATTCCTCCTGTTGCTCATTTTGATTGTGAGCAGCCTCAGACGAGTCCATTAATGACAGCACagaattcatcatcatcaagtaaAGGTGGCAAGAAAGGAAGGAAACCTAAAGA tgaTAAAAAGAAAGGAGATGAAGATACAAGTGAAAGCACAGTCCTGACAGAATATGACTACGTCTCACAGGAGAATAACAAACCAAATGATACCACAATGGCTGATCCTATGAAGGAAGGATCTAAGAAGAGTAACAAGGATACACCTATCATTGACTGGTCTAGGTCTAGAGCATTCTTTCGAGAGCTGGATTTAGATGTTTTCTCTGTTCTTGGTTGTGGGCTCGTATCAAGGACTATACTAGACACAGAGATGAATACAAAG GAGGTACATGTCTTGCAGCTTCAACCTCGTGAGTTAGAGTTTCTCCTTCAAGATCTCAATAGCAAACTAGACCACGCCCTTCCTGCCTCACTTGGAAGGAGGACATTTCTAAAG TCTAAATGGGACAAGACGATTGGGTTCTCACACTTGGACCAGCTCAGCCCAAAACAAGTGGCCAAGAAAGCTGTCAAAATGTTGCCCTTGCTCTGCCAGCATCTAGAGGCAACCAGTGGATTCTTTCAG ACATTGATGGCTCAGAATGATGGTATGATAGATGGTCCAGGATGGAATACAGAAGAAGCTCATCAGATGGGACGATGTCTTCATCTCTTACTCCAAGCCCTTCTTGCTCTCTTCTCATG GAGTGGCTTTGTGTCATCAGTAAATCAATCTATCTTTGAGGAAGCAATGGCTACTCTCAGCTCTCGTATTGCTGATGCTGGCAAGACTTCCTTTACCTTCACTCAATCTCTTAA ACATGCTGCTCATTACATAGAGAATTTCTCTGGTACTGTACCCAATCTTGCCATCGGTGTAACTATCCTTAAAGTCATGGTTAGCATCAACAACAAAGGATCTACACCTGCTGCTAACAAGAAAATAG CAACCCTAGCTGAATCTTTGTTGAAGAGAGATTGGTTAGATGAAGACGGTGTTCGAGAGAAAGGAGCCAAATACAATGAGCTTCTTCAGACAGTTATTGA GATCTACTTGCATCATAGTGAAGATTCTTTATCATCTGTTGAGATGCTATGTACAGAAGCATTACCTGAACTTGATCCATCAGATAAGAACGTAGCATCAGCTCTCTTCCCAACCCTCAATAG GAACACCCTAAGCTGTTACTACCATGTTATGTTGAAGGAGTTAGTTTCCTGCGTCCAGCGATTACAGCCTTCTATGAGGAAATCACCTGATGTCCAGGGTGAGACCTTTGACCGTTGGAGATCATCGGTCAAAGTCTTCTCTGCTCtggtcaatgtcatcaaagtgTTTGATCTTAGGAACAATATCAAGACACTACTTAAG TATGGTAGAATGTTCCTTGATATCTTCCTACGTCATGCAATGCCTCTCCTTGATAAGTTGTTCAGAATTGAGAAAGATGATGTACAAGCTCTTCTAAAGATGCTGCAACAATGCACTAGATATCTACAACACATCTGTAGCCATTCAAAG GTTGCCAAGGATATTGCCCTGACTAGTCATGTACCTCAGATGAAACGTCTCCTTGAGCAATTTGTCTACAGAGTCAAGGTTATGTTGACCTTACACAACTGTCATGAAGCATTCTGGGTAGGAAACCTCAAGAATAGAGATCTCAAG GGAGAAGAGATTCCATCTCAGATAACAAGAGAAGATGATAgtgaggaggaagaagaagaagcagcaAGTAGATTAGAATCATCTGATGATAGTGATGGAGAGAAGGAG GAGAGTGGTGGAGCTAAAGGTAATGAATCAGACAGTGATGGCTCCTGCAGTGACAGCTTCTGA